A single region of the Pyricularia oryzae 70-15 chromosome 4, whole genome shotgun sequence genome encodes:
- a CDS encoding dicarboxylic amino acid permease, with amino-acid sequence MSGNDAFPFPGSKSPGINTTLRHGWLSPDPPASEHSRAGASSNRESTLSYGALTSREQEPYPPPQDDHGGDFVTAVENQQLQRGLAQRHLSMLGIAGAIGTGLFLGLGSAIQNGGPAGALLGYATVGLIVCAVQFALGEVTALLPVTGSFVRHAELFVDPALGFAIGWNIVYGNVLSIPSEITAICVLFQFWTDLSPAVFIVVFIVLTFLVGIAFVRVFGEVEFVFALLKIMLVVFLVILGLVIDLGGIPGTPRIGFAHWQDPGPFVEYIASGDWGKFLGYWSVMTGAVFSFAGVESLAMAAAETRNPRHAIPRACKRVFARVVLFYLVAVLIVGMLVRSDDPRLNEGSGTAAQSPFVIAAQAAGIPAIPSVVNAIVITSAWSASNQALLSGTRVLFGLALKGQAPKVFLRTTSWGVPYVCVLFFTAFMFLSFMALSNGALTVFFWFVALTSAGVLISWAAILLNHIRMMKALKVQGLDPNRLPWHNSWTEGGWDANSFVSHYLDIPLVLAAYAVWKFANKTKIAPLREIPVEEALEQAELHPAQPEPRSKGWVRILSWIWD; translated from the exons ATGAGCGGAAACGATGCTTTCCCGTTTCCTGGCTCAAAGTCGCCAGGAATCAACACGACCTTGAGGCACGGCTGGTTGTCTCCAGATCCGCCGGCGTCCGAACACTCGCGGGCCGGGGCGAGCAGCAATCGGGAGTCGACCCTGTCGTATGGTGCGTTGACATCCCGAGAGCAGGAACCGTATCCGCCGCCGCAGGATGACCATGGAGGCGACTTTGTGACGGCAGTAGAGAACCAGCAGCTGCAGCGTGGTTTGGCCCAGCGCCATCTTTCCATGCTGGGTATCGCCGGCGCCATCGGGACTGGTCTTTTCCTGGGACTCGGATCGGCGATTCAGAATGGAGGTCCGGCTGGCGCGTTGCTCGGCTACGCGACGGTTGGCCTCATTGTCTGTGCCGTACAATTCGCTTTGGGAGAAGTCACGGCGCTGCTGCCCGTCACGGGATCCTTCGTCCGTCACGCCGAGCTCTTTGTGGACCCGGCCCTGGGGTTCGCCATCGGCTGGAACATTGTCTACGGCAACGTGCTCTCCATCCCCAGCGAGATCACTGCCATCTGCGTGCTCTTCCAGTTCTGGACCGACCTGAGCCCTGCCGTGTTTATCGTTGTCTTCATCGTCCTCACATTCCTCGTAGGCATTGCCTTTGTGCGTGTCTTTGGCGAGGTCGAGTTCGTCTTTGCGCTGCTCAAAATCATGCTCGTCGTCTTCTTGGTCATTCTGGGCCTGGTAATCGACCTTGGCGGCATCCCCGGCACGCCGCGCATCGGCTTCGCGCACTGGCAGGATCCTGGTCCATTCGTCGAGTACATAGCTTCGGGCGACTGGGgcaagttcctgggctatTGGTCCGTCATGACGGGTGCCGTCTTCTCGTTCGCGGGAGTCGAGTCCCTGGCCATGGCCGCTGCCGAGACGCGCAACCCGCGCCACGCCATCCCACGCGCCTGCAAGCGCGTCTTTGCCCGCGTCGTTCTTTTCTACCTCGTCGCAGTTCTGATTGTCGGCATGTTGGTGCGAAGCGACGACCCTCGGCTGAACGAAGGGTCGGGAACGGCAGCTCAATCGCCCTTTGTCATCGCTGCGCAGGCCGCCGGCATTCCGGCAATCCCAAGCGTGGTCAACGCCATCGTCATCACCTCGGCCTGGTCAGCGTCCAACCAGGCACTGCTGTCAGGGACGCGTGTGCTTTTCGGTCTGGCGCTCAAGGGTCAGGCCCCCAAAGTGTTTCTGCGCACCACCTCGTGGGGAGTGCCGTACGTTTGCGTGCTGTTCTTCACTGCCTTTATGTTCCTGAGCTTCATGGCACTATCAAACGGGGCTCTGACCGTCTTCTTTTGGTTCGTTGCACTGACGAGCGCCGGCGTGCTGATCTCCTGGGCGGCGATTCTGTTGAACCACATCCGCATGATGAAAGCGTTGAAGGTCCAGGGGTTGGATCCAAACAGGCTGCCGTGGCATAATTCATGGACCG AGGGCGGATGGGACGCCAACTCATTCGTGTCGCATTATCTTGACATACCGCTTGTACTGGCTGCTTATGCTGTTTGGAAGTTTGCCAACAAGACAAAGATAGCGCCGTTGCGGGAGATACCGGTAGAAGAGGCTCTGGAACAGGCAGAGCTGCACCCAGCGCAGCCCGAACCTCGAAGTAAGGGATGGGTTAGGATCCTGAGTTGGATATGGGATTAG
- a CDS encoding F-box domain-containing protein codes for MDYAKASVSDRAAMIRRGIWSQEEFKVARDDEEAVIKAVTYENKDARLAAIWFPETTHLGVEETFLGLSDAPTTCSGLVLDGLPQELIDSMLYRLDMVSLFRMRHVNRRLRNSVNSLHRYRDIVRYGGFDVTLALLRSNAGLYIGLDDMYTVLCTRSCMICNNCFGDFVFLLGCLRCCKSCLHSASETRVCSLNYARGVYGGLLSNKQLDSFPKMAVLPGLYGPEEQPITGKESETPVLVSASALTEALHGELTRWGISWYSSGPGVSRTNGEWEGYTPMAACLLPWLDKDSGVAEVQVRCTGCAWVGDEASGLDSTGNLSPDDLYLSFSRRDFLNEHFKRCEQAQRLWLSTRGGKQEPTFAVAL; via the coding sequence ATGGACTACGCCAAAGCAAGTGTCAGCGACCGCGCGGCCATGATACGTAGGGGGATATGGTCACAAGAAGAGTTCAAGGTCGCAagggacgacgaggaggcagTAATCAAGGCCGTCACATATGAAAACAAAGACGCTAGGCTCGCTGCCATTTGGTTCCCCGAAACCACGCACCTTGGCGTTGAAGAGACATTCCTCGGCCTCTCAGATGCGCCAACCACATGCTCTGGTCTTGTGTTGGATGGGCTTCCACAGGAGCTGATAGATTCGATGCTGTACCGGCTCGACATGGTGTCGCTGTTTAGGATGCGACATGTTAATCGCCGCCTGCGCAATTCGGTCAACTCCCTACACAGGTACCGAGACATAGTGAGATACGGCGGATTCGACGTCACGCTTGCACTTCTCAGGTCGAATGCAGGACTCTACATCGGCCTCGATGACATGTACACCGTCTTGTGCACCCGCAGCTGCATGATCTGCAACAACTGCTTCGGCGACTTTGTCTTCCTCTTGGGATGCCTTCGCTGCTGCAAAAGCTGTCTGCACTCGGCTTCGGAAACACGCGTGTGCTCTCTCAACTACGCCCGCGGAGTCTACGGAGGTCTGCTGAGCAACAAGCAGCTAGACAGCTTTCCCAAGATGGCCGTACTGCCGGGTCTCTACGGACCGGAGGAGCAGCCAATAACGGGAAAGGAGAGCGAGACGCCGGTGCTGGTTTCTGCGTCGGCGCTGACCGAAGCCTTGCACGGCGAACTTACGCGATGGGGCATATCCTGGTATAGTTCTGGACCAGGCGTGAGTCGAACGAATGGCGAGTGGGAAGGGTACACACCTATGGCGGCTTGCCTGTTGCCTTGGCTCGACAAGGACTCGGGCGTGGCCGAGGTCCAAGTGCGTTGTACAGGTTGCGCATGGGTGGGCGACGAGGCGAGCGGCCTGGACAGCACGGGCAATCTGTCGCCGGATGACTTGTACCTCTCGTTCAGCAGGCGAGACTTTCTGAACGAGCACTTCAAGCGCTGCGAGCAGGCTCAGAGGCTGTGGCTGTCTACCAGGGGCGGAAAGCAGGAGCCGACCTTTGCAGTGGCTCTCTAA
- a CDS encoding aminopeptidase Y: protein MATPRILVLQSLAASSIWGAHASSAQKPLLHDAEPVAVTSAKKPLVDSDALQASISIDRLLKGAQDLYAIANLSFVEYNRPTRVIGSKGHLGTLKYIRDAISDLGDYYTIVEQPFPAYVGWVQESRLVVGDEVFQDAKPMSLTPPTKDREPVHGNIVLVENNGCSHEDYPSSVRGNIALIRRGACAFGDKSSLAGKAGAAAAIVYNHEKGDISGTLGSPNDDHVATFGISLDEAKPLIEKLESGDEVDAIAYIRSWVNTAITNNLVAQTTQGDPDNCVALGAHSDSVEAGPGINDDGSGTLSLIEVARQLTKFKVNNCVRFAWWSAEEEGLVGSSYYASSLSPEENLKVRLFMDYDMLASPNFAYQVYNATNDVHPTGSEELRDLYIDWYQSHGLNYTLIPFDGRSDYDGFIRAGIPAGGIATGAEGIKSKKERKMFGGKDGDAYDECYHQLCDDTRNVNATAWELNTKLVAHSVATYTASFDKFPKRNLDTWTRASREGGSYAETTKWKGSQLFI, encoded by the exons ATGGCGACTCCACGCATTCTTGTTTTGCAGTCGCTAGCTGCCTCCTCCATTTGGGGTGCCCATGCGTCATCTGCCCAAAAGCCGCTCCTTCACGACGCTGAGCCAGTTGCCGTGACATCAGCCAAGAAGCCCCTGGTCGACAGCGATGCCCTGCAGGCGAGCATTTCCATCGACCGGCTCCTCAAGGGCGCCCAGGACCTCTACGCAATTGCGAACCTGAGCTTTGTCGAGTACAATCGCCCGACACGCGTGATTGGAAGCAAAG GCCACCTGGGAACCCTCAAGTATATCCGTGATGCCATTTCAGACCTGGGAGACTATTACACCATTGTGGAACAGCCCTTCCCTGCATATGTTGGCTGGGTTCAAGAATCCCGCCTGGTCGTTGGCGACGAGGTCTTCCAGGACGCCAAGCCCATGAGCCTCACGCCTCCCACCAAGGATAGGGAACCCGTCCATGGAAACATCGTTCTCGTCGAGAACAACGGATGTTCTCACGAGGACTACCCATCAAGCGTTCGAGGAAATATCGCCTTGATTCGCCGTGGAGCCTGCGCCTTTGGGGACAAGTCTTCCTTGGCAGGAAAAGCaggtgctgccgccgccattGTGTACAACCACGAAAAGGGCGACATCTCGGGAACCCTGGGATCCCCGAATGACGACCACGTCGCCACGTTTGGCATCAGCCTCGATGAGGCGAAGCCCTTGATCGAAAAGCTGGAGAGCGGAGACGAGGTTGATGCCATTGCATACATTCGCTCCTGGGTCAACACTGCCATAACCAACAATCTCGTCGCCCAGACCACCCAAGGCGACCCGGACAATTGCGTCGCCTTGGGTGCCCACTCCGACAGCGTTGAAGCGGGCCCAGGTATCAATGACGACGGATCCGGCACCTTGTCTCTGATCGAGGTCGCCAGGCAGCTCACCAAGTTCAAAGTTAACAACTGCGTCCGCTTCGCTTGGTGGTctgccgaggaggagggtCTTGTTGGCTCCAGCTACTACGCGTCAAGCCTGTCTCCCGAGGAGAACCTCAAGGTCCGCCTATTCATGGACTACGACATGCTTGCGAGCCCCAACTTTGCCTATCAAGTCTACAATGCGACAAATGACGTGCACCCGACTGGGTCCGAAGAGCTCCGCGACTTGTATATCGACTGGTACCAATCGCATGGCCTCAACTACACTCTCATTCCATTTGATGGCCGCAGCGACTATGATGGCTTCATTCGGGCGGGAATCCCCGCGGGAGGGATCGCCACTGGCGCCGAAGGCATCAAGTCCAAGAAGGAGCGCAAGATGTTTGGCGGAAAGGACGGCGATGCCTACGACGAATGCTACCACCAGCTTTGCGACGATACGCGAAACGTCAATGCCACTGCCTGGGAGCTGAACACGAAGCTGGTCGCCCACAGTGTCGCGACCTACACCGCCTCATTTGACAAATTTCCGAAGCGTAATCTGGATACCTGGACAAGGGCGAGCCGGGAGGGCGGTTCTTATGCCGAAACCACAAAATGGAAAGGCAGTCAGCTATTTATCTGA
- a CDS encoding charged multivesicular body protein 5, with amino-acid sequence MRRVFGSAPTAPKATLDDSVTALESRRSKIEVSIKAKENEIAELNRRRAATRSAVAQNALKTKALRILRRMKEDEAQMNNVQSQIDNLQKMQDMQGTLKNSAVMVDTMRQTQKELKKQYGKFDIDKIEKMQDEMADLLDMSNEIQESLSRGYDVGEDIDEADLEAELDAIGEEVEFEREMGVGGAVPSFLEDEVPDFIDEPPVVEKKVQEAAR; translated from the coding sequence ATGCGCCGCGTTTTCGGCTCCGCCCCGACCGCCCCAAAAGCCACCCTCGACGACTCGGTCACGGCGCTCGAGTCCCGCCGCTCCAAGATCGAGGTGTccatcaaggccaaggagaaTGAGATTGCCGAACTGAACCGCCGGCGGGCGGCGACGCGGTCTGCCGTGGCACAAAACGCCCTCAAGACCAAGGCCCTGCGGATACTGAGGCGCATGAAGGAGGACGAGGCCCAGATGAACAATGTGCAGTCGCAGATCGACAACCTGCAAAAGATGCAAGACATGCAGGGCACGCTCAAGAACAGCGCCGTCATGGTCGACACCATGCGCCAGACGCAAAAGGAGCTCAAGAAGCAGTACGGAAAGTTCGACATCGACAAGATCGAAAAGATGCAGGACGAGATGGCCGACCTGCTCGACATGAGCAACGAGATCCAGGAGAGTCTTAGCAGAGGCTACGACGTCGGCGAGGATATTGATGAGGCCGACCTGGAAGCCGAGCTGGACGCCATCGGGGAGGAGGTCGAGTTCGAAAGGGAGATGGGCGTCGGTGGTGCCGTACCCTCGTTTCTGGAGGATGAGGTCCCTGACTTTATTGACGAGCCTCCTGTGGTTGAGAAGAAGGTCCAGGAAGCTGCGAGGTAG